Within the Erigeron canadensis isolate Cc75 chromosome 6, C_canadensis_v1, whole genome shotgun sequence genome, the region AAACTAAGAAAGTATGTATTCTTcttataaaaaacaatttgtTTGAATAAAGCAGAAAACTAAATCAAGATTTAGTTCGACTAAAAATTGTTAGCAGCCAAATAGTTTATTGTAGGgtttttagttattataaaaataaaacaagcatgAAGCCGACGAGTTATTTTCTTGTCATCAATTAATTTGTACTTCAAATGATAGTTAACCAAATCGAACCATTTATCGAACTAAAGATGATCGTAATCAAGTTTAGCCGCGGTCAATTCaaataaatcattaaaatatacatatataaaattattcttatatactttttctatcaaaaaacatagataagttatatactaattaattgGCAATAATCTCACCTTGGTAATAATTACCTCACAGCATCAGATAAGATGAACATGCGCATGAGTTATCCGAATCTCAATGAAGTATGCTttaattgttttgaatactcTAAGGAATTGATCGGCCGAATTatatttttagggtttagagtctatcgtgctgataacgtgttATAATGTGGAGAGAAGAGTTGAGAGAGAATGAGGAGTAATTCTATTAACGAGGGATGCATAGGGTTACAATATAGCCTGGTATTTATAGGCTTCCAGAGAACATTCTATAATAAATACAATTACATAAATATGGGAGTGAATATCCACactatatttaatattacaaTAAGTTTGATTATAATTACCTTACATTAATAAGTAGAGACATGTTTTCTTGGTTGGATTTgacttcaatctttgatttcaATATTATTCTAAGTTGAGTTCAAACTTATTTTAAAGTTGAATTCTCCTTAGTCTTTGATTTCAATCTTATTCTTGTTGAGTTCGACctaaaaaaacacataacatgtttcatatttgtttcgatttaTCTTGCATTATGTTGAATTCGACCAAGGTTGAGTTCGACCATAATAGGTTGAATTAGACCAAGGTTGAGTTCGACCATAATAGGTTGAGTTCGACCATCAAAGGTTGAATTCGACcataaaaaaaaggttgaattCGACTTACATGTTGAGTTCTCCTTAAACGTTGAGTCCGATCATAACTTGTTGAATTCAATTTACTTGTCAAGTTCTTCTTAATTGTTGAATTCGACTCACTTATTGAGTTCTTCTAAATTGTCGAATACGATTTTATCTTAAATTTATGACAAAATTTATGCCCCTTGGATTCCGCTCCCAAGGGCGTTGGCCCGGACCCCATACCTTAGGGGCTTCGCACTAAAATACATGGTCTCAtgatttgtgcccaaaggtcaaatatgattctcatgTTACGTTCTATCCTTTTGCATAATAAACACTAAGTATAttaattctgcccaaaggtgatttaatatgcTTTGTGTGATAAAAGGACTATTTGcatgcataatatacacgattcttaattttgttcccaaaggtcaaaagataagtgtAGTGTTGCATAACCTTAATGCTCATATTCACTTAGATATTAGTtccttctgcccaaaggtgatgtaacatctaagtagagccttactctagcttattgttttggtgtttacaataggctTACTTATCACTAGATTTATTACAATAATGGTCGTAGTCTCATTACTTTAAGGAATATaactttagttccattactattaagagacattacttagtctgccttagatagctaatcaTAAGAACATTACTATTATACctacttattttaggcattaTTATACCAATCTTCTATTGCATGTATCCTAAGTTtatatcctccttatttccactgtCAGCACCTACCCTTGGCATTGAGCCACTTACCGGTGCAAACTATGCTTTTTGGAAAGATCAATTAAATTTGACTCTAGGGTTCctagaccttgactatgtcattcgccatGATGAGTCTGATGCTATTGTTGCTACCTCTACTATAGATCAAAAGGCGGAATATGAGAAATGGGAAAAGTCGAATCGCTTGCCACTAATGACAGTCAAGAACTCCATTCCCCTTGGTATCCGAGGAGCTATCCCGGACTATGACAAAGTCAAAACTTACCTCAAATCTGTTGAGGATCACTTCAAGGGATCGTCTAAGGCGCATGCAAGTAGCTTAATGCTACAAATGCTTACTCTGAAATACGAGGGAACTAGCGGTGTtcgtgaacacataatgaaaatgacTAACATGGCGAACAAGCTTAAGACTCTGGAAATGGAAGTCTCTGACAATTTTCTTGTACATTTCATAATGACCTCATTGTCTGCTCGTTTCGATGCCTTCAAGATTAACTATAATGCTATAAAGGATAAATGGAAGATAAGTGAATTGATCGGAATGTGTCAACAAAGAGGACCGCCTTAAGCTGGCGCAACCTGAAGCTGTTCACCTCACTACCACTGCTAAGTCCAAGAAGTGAAAGGGTAAAAACAGTAATAAGACTGCAAATAAAGTCATAAAGACCAACCCTGGTGCAGTTGCCTCTAGCTCTAATACCTTGACAGGCAATCCTAACTGCAAATTCTGTCATGCCAAAGGGCACAGTCAGAAAGATTACCCTAAATTCAAGGAGTGGCTAGCTAAAAAAGGTAACGtactttatgtaatatttgattcctTTACGACTGATGTTTCTATTAATACATGATGGGGTGACTCTGGTTCTATGGTCCATGTGACCAACTCAATGCGGGGATTCCATACAATCCAGAAGCTACCAAAAGgccaaagaaagcttagagttggaagcGGTGATCTATTAGAAGTTGAAGCCATGGGAACTTTTAATTTACATATGAGCACTGGAAAGTGTATTAGATTAGTAGATATCTTATATGTACGGAGGATTACTCGGAACCTTGTATCTATTTCTAGACTAGACCTTGAAGgttatgtaataattcatggtttcGGCAAGATTGctattactcataataatgaattgcTTGGTCGTGGTTTCTTGGATGGATTGCTGTataagttagaactagatcataatttctcacaatctttgttgtctcttaatgttgatgatataactaaaacaaagacaaaatcacctaagcaattagagaattcctccatgttgtggcataaacgCCTTGGCCACATCTCACGAGATCGCATGACATGACTCGTAAAGGATGGAATCTTACCTTCTcttgactttagtgattttgaaacatataTTCAGTGCCTCAAAGGCAAAATGGCTAAAAGgaataagaaaggagccacCAGAAGTttcaacttgttggaaataattcacacTGATATTAGTGGCCCCTATCCCACTTTCATTACtatacatatatcatttattacatttattgataATTATTCACGTTATATGCATCTATATCTGATTAAGGAAAAGTCTGAATCCTTACAcacttttattgattttaaaactttggttGAAAATCAACTTGATCGTAAgataaaagttgtgagatcagatagaggaggtgagtattatggtagaCATACTGATGTTGGTCAAGTCGATGGTCCTTTCTATGACTTTTGTAAGGATCATGACATAATTAATCAATACACCATGCCCGGTTCTcttcaacaaaatggtgttgctgaaaggagaaatagaaccctaatggacatggtgagaagtatgcttgccaacactaacttacctactttcctttggactgaggccttaaaaagaaccgttcatatactcaatagagTTCTTTCTAAATGTAACCCTAAAACTCCTCATGAGATCTGGACGGGTAAGAAACCGAGtcttaaatatatgaaagtatggggCTGTCCTGCCGAAGCTAAagtctataaccctaacttaaagaaacttgaTCCTAAAACTGTTACATGCTTCTTTATTGGTTATCTGGATCACTCAAAAGGTTATCAGTTTTACTGTCCTTCCCACACTACTCGCATCACTGACAAGCAGCAAGCCACGTTCTTAGAGATTtcagagatcagtgggagcacgacaaatcataacttcgatttgcaagaagtacaagaagcaGGGGGGGACAACTCGTCGATTTAatattactcctccgataatTTCTCTTGTACAGAACGCTGCTCCAAATGTCACTGATGCAACTCCTCCTAATGTTAATCAAGAGACCATTAGTGCTGAAAGATCTTCCGAAAACCCcaaaaatcaactcaggagatcatcgaGGTCACGTAGGGCCACTAATTTTGATGACTTCATAACTTATCTCGctgaagttgaggacattggaaagcttactgatcctacCTCCTATCGAGAAACCATTAATAGTGATCAGGCCACtcagtggaatgaagccatgattgaagagcttaattccatgaagcataatgacgtttgggaatTGGTTGAACTTCCTGAAGGATCCAAAACTGTCGGTTGCAAAtgggtcttcaaaaccaaattagacccgaaagGAAACGTCGAACGCTATAAGGCGATTAGTTGCGAAGGGCTATACTCAAAAGGCTGGAGTTGATTTTTAAGAGACTTTTTATCCTGTGTCTCGTAAAGACTCTTTAAGGATTGTTATGGCACTAGTAGCTCACTTTGATCTTGAGTtacatcaaatggatgtcaaaacagctttcttgaatggagaCTTGCAAGAAGACGTATACATGTGACAACCTGAAGGAttcattccaaaaggtaaagagcacatggtctgcaagttaaagaagtccatatatgggttgaagcaagcatcacgACAGTGGTACCTTAAGTTTGATGAAGTCATAAAAGGACAAGACTTCATAAAAAATGAAGTGGATCAATGCATCTATCTCAAGGTCAGTGGGAGTAACTctataatccttgttttgtacGTAGATGATATTCTATTAGCAAGTAACagcttggatatgttgcatgagtcgaagcgaTTGCTTTCGCAGATATTCaacatgaaagatctcggtgatgcctcttatgttataggtatcgaaatacattgGGATAGGCTTAATTGTGTTTTAGGTCTTTCACAAAGGTCTTATATTGAGAGGATCTTAGAACGCTATAACATGCAACGTTGCGCACCCACTGTAGCTCCAGTAGTAAAAGGAGATGTGTTTGGTTCTTTCCAAAGTCCAAGCACTGATATTGAAAaggagcaaatgaggatgataccttactcatcaGTAGTTGGGAGCATTATGTACGTTGAGGTCGGTACTCGTCCAGTTATCACTTACATCGCCGGTATGCTTGGGCGTTATTTATCTAATCCCGGATTAGCACACTGGAAAGCGGCTAAAAAGtttctacgatatctgcaagggACCAAAGGCTACAAATTAACGTATAGAAGAAGTGACATATTAGAAGTAGTAGGTTACTCTTATTCTGACGTTGCCAAAAGCAAGGAAGATAAGAAGTCTACTTCTGGGTATATTTTTATGTTAGCTGGCGGACCTATCTCTTGGCAGAGTCATAAacagaaactgactgcaacatCCACCATGATAGCTGAATATATTGTTGTTTATAATGCCACTTGTCATGGGATGTTGATTAGGAACCTGGTCAGTGGACTCAAAATCGTCAACTCTatttctagaccattgaagctttactgtgataactcagctgccGTAACTTTCTCAAACAGTATCAGTTCAACTGGCGATGGgctgtatctcgatacaaagtatctgtttgtacgcgaacggttgaggaaaatgttctttgtattgagtacataacaCGTGTTGAAGATTGGGCTTACTAAAGTCTTAATGTAATAGCATATTATACTTATTGgtcgttattattattattatcttaataaataTTTCCTCtatattcagattttgtttgtctattagttacacttaGCGCTCATAATGGTGTGTGGacattataattacaaaatttgtcttagtcaactGATCATTGctaattagttttaaatttcaGTCATAGTTTAACTAGTgagggtcctgagttgatgttcttctctacgactgtacttattgactatgattccagtttaaaacaaaaatgagtattatcccTGTCAGACTtattgaatactcatagataaatgatcacttggtcaagtgggagaatgttggaaccacgttaaatgtgaCCGTCACTTGATCGTTTATAATTCGTGATATGATAGTTGACGATAAATGAAAtctctatgtctagtaaatatacgatgggcttatttactcttaaagacatattatagggtttctcATTAGATGATTGTAACTACGgggacttatattgcacatactaaacacTAAGGGCTGAAGTTGTAAATGCcctctctataaatagagagccaTGTACAACATTTCAAAATATAATCTTCCAACTTATttcttgtgtgtgtgtgctcTCTCCCTCTCTAATCCCATTATCAATCAATCATCTCGTTTTGGGAACCTGACAATCAAATCATGACAAACATTCTTGCTTTCACAAGGTCCTCTGGATCGTCagatacatattattattaacatgttttcatcatatatataatacaaaccaTATTAATTCCAATATTTGCAGGATGGCAACGGAAACTCGTCACAAGCTATCAAAGTGGCTACAACTAGAGATACCAAATTGTGAAACTTACGAGATGAAAAATTGGTGGAATTCTATTCAAAGCTTGAAGGCGTATAAGCTTGTGATACGAGGAATCATCTCCATCTGGTGGTGGTTGCtctggaaaaataaaaacaaggcTATTTTTCAAGCAAAATCTAACAGCAATAGTGTCATCTTCCAAGCAGTGGTCTCGACTTCTTTCTTGTGGATTTCCTCGAAATGTAAAACATTGTCCTTTACACAGGAGCGTGGACTATTAGTCCTTCATATTTAACACAAACCTTGTAACACATGTTAACATCGCTCCCCCGAGGcttgttttgtttgtattttggtTCTCTAGGTCCTTGCTAGATGGCcgtttgtttttaatataatatattatcttattgttaaaaaaaataataacaaatggTTCACTTAAACGTGACTAgtcagtgtttttttttttttcaaaacttttatttgtgttttagttttctgtttttcttgtataaaataatatgtCAAATTTTGGCACCTTGTGGTATGACACTTGTTTTGGcacatgtcaaatttttaaACGTTATGGTATGACTCTCAAATAAATACCAATTTAATATGacaaattttttaacaaatatatttatcataGTTTAGTTTCGGTGgtgaatttaattatttttttgtgtgattgtttgtcttttttctttttttatttattttaactcttttaattttcttttaagcCAATGATGACTAGTCTAACAGGTCAGAGGCATTTTTGGTTTTATCCAAGATCTTGAGTttgatccttagggatgacgtacaagttttagggttttttcttccgaatacttgtaacagcCCATAATCAACATTATATGGTAATGTTTCCGTGATATTGCATACCGACTTAATGTtcgaaaaaaattaattttcttttaaaaaaaatgtctcAACAATGATAATTAAGGTCTCCTAGTGTAGGGATGTATTGTATAGTTGATATTAATTTAGTagactttttttaatatgaagtaTGGTTTAGGAAGAAACCATTGAAAGATAGTTCCACGCACAATGACCGTTCCATGAAATTAAGATAGTGGGGACAAAAATAATTTACCTAAAAAGAATCGAATAGTCTCATAAAAAACACCTTGTTAACAACGACGAAGAAATATAGTATAGTTTTAGatagagttaattgcataaaacGTCCAGGTGGTTTACACAAATTCGTGGTTTACATCCCTCTAAGaatttttttagtggttttcgTCCTTAATTCAAGTTTTATTAGCAAGTTACATCCTTTTGAGTAACGACGTCAAATTCTCTCCGTTAAATGACATCGCGTGCCCCACATGTGAGGGATTTTTCGTCTTTATCTTCTTCACAGGGACGTTTTATGCAACTTAGTGTGAAAACCACAAGGACGTTTTGTGCAACTTAGTGTGCAAACCACAAGGACGTCTTATgcaaataacttttttattattatttttattttcatttttatactttttcttaaagttgtaaatgtaactaactatgactaAATGTCTATATTATTTAAAGATCTCGTATATGTGTATATCATATAGTGAACCCTCATATCTCTGTTATTGAGTGTACTTgggtatatgtgacaaccatataagctgtcacttgtaagttttttgaTTAGTCGAGTACATCCAATACCGATATTTGAAAGTTCATCACATGACATCGACATTTTAcgaaacttttaatataaatatttagccTTTGTTAGTACATTCACATGTGATAATCTTTAAAACGAAAGCAAGGTTGTGGAGGTGTTTTTACATATGATTAAGAAATAGATTATTATATGTGAATATAACTAACGGTgactatatatttatgttattaaaagttttgtaaagTATCAATGtcaataaacttttaaatctcGGTATTAGATGTACCCAttaataaaaaacttacaagtaACAACTTATATGATTGCCACATATATTCAAGTACACTCAATAATTGAGATATGAAATTTCTTTTAATGATACATCTTtaaataacatagacatttagtcatagttagttacatttacaagtaataattcttttaagataagtataaaaatgaaaaaaaaaataaaaaaataattcttttaaattCATGGTTTACATCCCTCTAAGATTTTTGTAGTGGTTTTCGTCCCTAATTCAAGTTTTATTAGCAAGTTACATCCTTTTGAGTAACGACGTCAAATTCTCTTCGTTAAATGGCATCACGTGCCCCACATGTGAGGgctttttcatctttttctttcctcACAGGGACGTTTTATGTAACTTAGTGTGCAAACCACATGGACACTTTATGCAACTTAGTgtgcaaaccacagggacgttTTATGCAAAtaacttctttattttattttttttatttttttttaaatttttatacttacttaaaagaattattacttgtaaatgtaactaattatgactaaatgtttatgttatttaaAGATATATCATTAAAAGAAATTTCATATCTCAACTATTGAGTGTACTTGgatatatgtggcaaccatataagttgttacttgtaagttttttattaGTGGGTACATCTAATAccgagatttgaaagtttattgaCATTGATActttacaaaacttttaataacataaatatacaGTCACCGTTAGTTAGATTCACATATAATAATCTCTTTCTTCATCATATGTAAAAACACCTCCACAACCTTGCTTTCGTTTTAAAGATGATCACATGTGAATGTACTAACAAAGActaaatatttatgttaaaaGTTTCGTAAAATGTCGATGTCATGTGATGAACTTTCAAATATCGGTATTGGATGTACTTGactaatcaaaaacttacaagtgacaacttatatggttgtcacatatacccAAGTACACTCAATAACAGAGATATGAGGGTTCACCATATGATATACACATATACGAGATCTTTAAATAATACAGACATTTAGTCACagttaattacatttacaactttaagataaagtataaaaatgaaaataaaaataataataaaaaagttatttgcATAAAACGTCCTTGTGGTTTGCACACTAAGTTGCACAAAACGTCCTTGTGGTTTTCACACTAAGTTGCATAAAATGTCCCTGTGAAGAAGATAAAGACGAAAAATCCCTCACATGTGGGGCACGCGATGTCATTTAACGGAGAGAATTTGACGTCGTTACTCAAAAGGATGTAACTTGCTAATAAAACTTGAATTACGGACGAAACCACTAAAAAAATCTTAGAAGGATGTAAACCACGAATTTgtgtaaaccacatggacgttttatgcaattaactcaaaaaaaataaataaataaagaagttATTTGCATAAaacgtccctgtggtttgcacACTAAGTTGCATAAAACGTCCCTGTGAGGAAAGAAAAAGACGAAAAAGCCCTCACATGTGGGGCACGTGATGCCATTTAACGGAGAGAGTTTGACGTCGTTACTCAAAAGGATGTAACTTGCTAATAAAACTTGAATTAGGGACgaaaaccattaaaaaaatcttagaaGGATGTAAACCATGAATTtgtgtaaaccacagggacgttttatgcaattaactcttttagATAAGCAAAACCTCACCTAATATTGCCTCAAACAAGCCGCTGTTAACTGCATTAAAAATAGCAGTTAAACAAAACCAAGGGAAATTAAAACAGTTAAACAAAACCAAGGTAAATTAAAATgatgtataagtaaaaaaaacagattattaGAATAAAGCCGTTGTTAACTGCATTAAAAATAGCAGTTAAACAAAACCaaagtaaattaaaatgatgtataagtaaaaaaacagattattaGAACAAAGTCACAGGCAACTAACAAGATAACATGGAGTCAAACAACCAGTGATGAACCACAATccctaataattaattaaaggaCATTATTCAATATGAAGgtaaaataattaaagataATGTGATGATGTGATGATGCGGTGTTGTATCTTTTTTGAAAAGTTACACCAAAAGCTAATAAACCCACTGAATGAAAGTCATTGTACCCACATTTTTCATGACTCCATTTTTATCCAAAGCGCACGGTTTTTCTTATATTTGGGCTGGGTTCGTTTTTAAATTTTGGGCTTGGTTCATTTCAAATTTAATCATCTAGTTGTGTATTCATCAACTAATTCTGCATTTTCTGTTTTCCGCATCTACTTGCTATCTTAGTAAAACTCTGTTTTGATAATGGTGATCCTATGATGTTAGTTTTGAAAACACCTTAGGTTATTAAATTGTCAGGAGGAGAAATGGAGATGCCGGTAATTTAATGTAGATTAGCATttgaaatcaataaaataaggtAAAACAGTTGTTGTAAATATATTTCTAGGATGATATTGTGATATGAACCTTTCACTTCATTGCACCAAGTGCAAACGCGTGTGAGTCGATCAGGTCAAGCGATTAGTGAGTTAAGTTGGTGTATAAGCGATTGAGTCGATCAGGTCAAGCACATTCCTTACCGCCAAaccaaattctttttttttttttttttgatgatataCTACACTAGTCAAGTAGTCATAGTGCCATACAAAACAGTGAATATTTAAGATCTCCAAGCTCCACCAGGGCAGGCAggatattaatataattttgtgcCAAAtgctttttttctttgtaatttaGAAGTAATCACTGGTATTGCCTCTCTAAAGTGgttgcttattaatcaatcaaaatgcattttttctAATGATTATTAGGTAAAGGATACAGCCACAGCTAATAGAATAGAATTGTTGGAAAAAGAGAAGACTTGTTAGTTGCAATTTGTACTTCATgtttatataagtatatatacatttaaatacAGATACGAAGATCCACAGCCAAGCTATTGCAAACTTGTAGTTGATGCATCTATTGTACTAggaataaaatattattaatatataaattatcaaTTACCAGATATAAATACAAAGTGGGTATGAAAATTCACTTTTCCATACAAATTAGATTTTCCTCGTGCCGACAGGAACCATAGAAGAATCTATGCCAGTTACATAGAAACATGTGTATTCATGAATTTATCTTTAACAAAATACAACAATCTATGCTCAagtaacaaatataaaaaaaggtaaGTAGAGACATATTTCTGCATGATGGATGTGAAATGACTCATCGACGGTATCTGTAGCGCTTAAAGTTGAAGTAAACATGCAAGATTCCACGCTCAAATGTGCATTTGAATCCCTTCTTGTGTGAATACTCCCATTCTTTGTTGACAATGCGAAATGCCtgttataaaatgattaatGGCCTCTTCAGTATATGTTCCATTAAAACATACatgtataattattaaaagaaagatgttccaaaaaaaatcatcaaaagaaagacaaaaaaaaGCCAAACTCAGTATAAAAAACGATGTCCAAGTACTTTTACAATTTTATAATATCAAAATAGACCTAATTACTTGGGCAAGGGCTACAAACCTACAGCACAGGACCTCAAACATTCATAAAATTACCCAAAGTATGTCCCCAGTACGTGAAATATGCCCCATTGCAGGACAGAGAGTTTGACTTTTGATGTCAAGTAAACATTtctcaaatttaaaaatcattgtTAGTACAAATACAACACCAGCAACTGTCATTaaccaaaaagattttattttatttttttatcaaaagtctAACTGAACTCTTATTGAACTATGTAAAGCATTTTATGCTTCTTTGGAGTGATTTGCATGCATTGGTGGTTCAGTGGTAAAATGGGCATGTCAGGTAGCAGCTCAAAACAGGCTAACCCTTTTTTAGTCCATTATTCTACTAATTTTAATAGGTTGTGATATGTGATATGCTCAGGAACATAATTTCGATATTCCAAGTATGCAGTCAAATTATACATTAATCTTAAAAATCATGTTAAAACTTACAATATCTTCATAGGGTGGTCCAGCATGGAACCGAATGATGCAGGTTTCAGCACTATCCCCATCCTTTTCGATCGTATAACTAGGAGCTTTTATTTTGTCAACAAGATCCGGGTAGAAGATATTGAATTTGTAGCCTTGCACAATCTTTGGAGGTGGATTGTCATGATCATAGTGAGTCTGGTTGTACTTGTTCCACTCATATCCAGTGTGCACGCGGTTGAAATATTTGGGTTTTCTTGGTCGATATTTATCATGCCACCAGTAGACCTGCGAATCCAGATGCATGCATGTCATTTAAAGTATAACTAGATGACCAAATTGGCACCCTACTCCTATCAAAGAAATTTTGTCTCACTTAAACCTAAAAGACTTATCCGACAAATGGGCATCTGCATACCAAAAAGTGATTATGCAATAttgaatataataaaaaatcagACAATCATATGTAGTTAAAcatggaacaaaaaaaaattgggtgcacgtgaaaatatttaaatgtaTAAGGAATTAACGgatcaaataaacaaaaagggCATTGTAGCCGGAGAATGAGTGGTGGCTTTATTAACTGAAAGCAGACATCTAAGATTAAGTAACTTCATTTTAATCAATGATTATTTACTTGAATCTGGCATGCAACTGGATATTTGACCACTAAGTAGACTGAAGTGGTACTTCATTCAGTAcacatcccccccccccccccccccccccccccacccccccacccacaagaa harbors:
- the LOC122604244 gene encoding uncharacterized protein LOC122604244 translates to MYPKFISSLFPLSAPTLGIEPLTGANYAFWKDQLNLTLGFLDLDYVIRHDESDAIVATSTIDQKAEYEKWEKSNRLPLMTVKNSIPLGIRGAIPDYDKVKTYLKSVEDHFKGSSKAHASSLMLQMLTLKYEGTSGVREHIMKMTNMANKLKTLEMEVSDNFLVHFIMTSLSARFDAFKINYNAIKDKWKISELIGMCQQRGPP